ACCTTTTTGGTGTTAAGTTATTCCAATTTAACCTGGATCCAAAGAACCTCTTTGGAGTTAATTTAGTTCTAATTAATTACAGGGCAAGAGGGcccaaaaaaagcccagaaaggCAGCAGAGGCGACAGCTCTGGATGGGGAATTTCACCTCTCCAAGGCATCCCTGgagtcccagcacagccagggttgGCACAGGGGACACATGTGACACAGCTACTCCCACtgtgagaaattaatttaatttaatttaatttaatttaatttaaaaatatataattaagaatcaaaattatttttcaaatataataattttaagataaaataatttgaaaaaagtATAATAATTAGACAATACTTTTAAAATAGAgtagtttaaaaattaaataatttggaaaaaattatGCAGAAGTagaataatttcaaaatgaaatcattttaaaattaaaaatatattaattttagaATAATATaattctaaataaaaataaaataaattcttttttttttaattaaaaattcccCCCCTAGGTTTTATTTCCAGCCCAGAGCATTCCCAAACCCCCTTgggataaaataaataaaattatttccgCCTCTCAGAAAGAGAAACAACTCCAGAATTTTCACAGAGAGCacaaaaacaacacaaagaAAGTGTCAGCACCTCGTTTATTCCCTGCTTGAGTTATTCCCTGTTTACAGCCTTTGTCGTCCCCATGCCCATGGATTTCCTTTTGGGAATAGTCTGGAAGggcccgggggggggggggggggaggtgggaggggATTGATGTCAGATTTCACTTTCTGGGTCATTCCAAAGATATTTTGGGTTTATCCCTaaagcagctccaggagccaTTTCTGGAAAGTTTTCCGTCCGTGTTGTTTTCCCCTGCACAAGGAAATATcaaatcctcccaaaatacTAAGCCAgactcctttcctttcctttcctttcctttcctttcctttcctttcctttcctttcctttcctttcctttcctttcctttcctttcctttcctttcctttcctttcctctcctctcctctcctctcctctcctctcctctcctctcctttcctttcctttcctttcctttcctttcctttcctttcctttcctttcctttcctttcctttcctttcctttcctttcctttcctttcctttcctttcctttcctttcctttcctttcctttcctttcctttcctttcctttcctttccctggatGGAAGCTGAACCCAGCCCCGTCTCTCTACTtccagagagagaaagaaaacaggaaaaccaAACTTGTCCAAGCGGAGGATCCCACCGATCCCAACTTTCCCTTTCTCCAGAACTTTGTTTTTCAGccttctctccttcctgaaGGCCCCAGGCCCTTTTCCTGGTGGGCCACTGCCCATCCCAGGCTGGCAGGAGTGAAACTCCTCTTCCCAAATCCCCATCCATCAAATCGGATGGAGTtttgccctgcctggggaggtggcacctccATCCTTACAGAGCAATTCCACATCTTCTTTTCCCCAGCCATTGTCCTCGTGGGGTGGTTCCATGCAGGAAAAGGCTCCCAGATGGGTGGGATCAGCAGGAGCGGCGGTGCCTCTGTCCCAGCTGCGTATTCCAAGAGGCTGGAGTGTGTTCCAAGCCTCCCAagggctgtgggagcacctttTCCTCTGGAATGttctcccttcccagctccacagccccTAGACTCAGCCACACATCCCAGGGGGACACCAgagccccccaagccccccagaTGTGGGGAGGACCTTCAGGACCTTCGGGGcttcccagcctctccctgtgaaacagcagggaaaaggaggaggaaaaggcacTTCCCACTTCCCTGCCAGCTCCAAAGAGGATTTGCAAGGACAGAGTGAAGGAAAAACCAGAGtccagggaggtgacaggaagggaaggggaggaacAAGGGCGGGGGttctggggctgcagagctccacATCTCACCTGGCTGCTCCCACCACCAGCGATTTCATTTTTAAGCTTCCCTTATGGTCATTTTGGAGCTGACTAAAAAGGGACATTTCTGGATTTTACCGCTTTCAGGCTGGTGGCAGAGCCCAACAACAACCCTCAAAAAAGATGTGAAAATGGAGCATAGGAAGCTTTTCCTTTGTGTTATCCTGAGTGCTCAGGGGTGGCTCATCCCAGTTTCTGAGGTGCTCCCAATGCTGCCCCACCATGGAGAGCATCCCTCTTGTATCAGTAAGAGACAGAAGTTATCCAAAGGAGGATCCCAAACCAGACCAAAACCCCGGCTGTGAGGAAGGAGAAGGCGCCAGATCCAGCAGGGAATGGTTTTGTACATTCAGAGTTTatatttggaaaagaaaaaaaaaaaaagaaaagaaaagaaaggaaggagaggaggaattcgagattaaaaaaatagaactgATGGGAAGCGGTAGCGGAGCCTCCACCACTGCACAACACACACACGAGGACACACGAGGCTGGACAACACGGATCCCCGGGACGCAGCAGCCCGGGGAACGGGAAACTCTGCATGGCTTTATGGGACCCCTCGGCTGGGAAACGAGCCGCTCCTCCGTGTCTGCCTTGACACATCCCTGAGTCACTTTCCTGCTCCTCGACGGCAGCGTCGAGGCGCCTAAACGTGGGGAtggggggaaaagagggaaacgGGGGGGTAGCATCAGTGGAAGACCCAGAATCAGAGATCCATGGAGttgttcaggttggaaaaggtgtttaagatcatcaaatccaactgtCAACCACCGTGTTCACCACTGGCCATGTCCCCAGGCGCCACACCCAAGTTTATGGAACTCTTCCAGGGGTGATGGCTCCATCCCTgacctgggcagctgtgccaggccttGGACAACATTTCCATGAAGGAATTTTCCCCAGTATCCACCTGAACCTCCCCCAGTCAACTTGAGGCCattccctttcctcctttctgtTCCCCAGGAGCAGATCCCAAACCCCCCTAGCTgccccctcctgtcaggagctgtgcagagtcacagggtccctcctgagcccttttctccaggaaagaggaaaggctgagctccttcccagctccctcaggagcTCTCCAgaccttcctcctgctgctccagcccttctccagctctggaGATGCCCCTAGCCCCTCAAAGCCTCTCTGGGTGGAGGCTCCCAGTCTGATCCCAGGATTCCAGGTGCAGCTCCCACCCTTCcctgcagagaggagctggTGGCCATGGTCCTGCTGCCTGTTCCCAGGAACGTGCCCCttgctcagcagctctggcagagcGCAGGGAGGCCGTGGGCACGTGCTGTCCCCACAAGGCCACGCCACAGCTGAGCCTTTACCTCCTTCCTCCCGGCTTCAGAGCGTTTCTGTGTTCATGGTCAGAGCCTTCCACACCGTGGTCTTGGACATCTCGTCCGAAATGTTGATCTCGGAAGGATCAGCCCTGCAAGGAATATTCCAGATGGTTTTCCATGAGGATGGGTCTGATCCCACCAGGAGCAttggcagcagccagaggaacAGGAGGGCCTGGAAAACCGGAGCTCAGCTGGTGAGGATGGTTTGGCTGGgtgaggaattttgggaatcaAGGCCCAGAGCTGCAGATCTACAGCTGGTGTTTCCCCCTGCGACCTCTCAGGTGGGAGCAGAAGGGTCTCCAgatcccagaatgccactgGTGATGTAGTTTTGGGATAAAACAGGAATTATGCAGCCACTATGTGGGGTCAGAGCTCTGCCATCACCTCCTAAATTGCCAGTAAATTGGGATTTTCCCACTAAGATGACTGGGGATAAATGGAGAAATAATAAGTGGAGAAACATGAGCCCAACACTTCCCACTGATCCTGCCAGGGGTCCTGACCTGGGGGGTCTTTACCTGTCACTGCTGGGCTTTGGGGTGTCCACCCTGCTGGTCTTGCCCAGCTTCAGCTGAACAGAATTCGCAGCAGCTGCTTCCATCATTTTCTGGGACTCCTGAAAAGAGACGAGTCAGGTTTTCTCTCCTTGATCCAAGATGGGGAAAATGAAACTCCAGTAAAAACCTGGCAGGCTGCCCTCTCCTCTGACCCACAGCACCTTTAGCAGCAGGTAAAGACCTTCCCCCGTGGGTGTGTTTGGGGTTAGTGACACTGCTGGGAGCAAAACCTCACAGAAATatagtaattatttttattataaggCTCATTTAAAAATCATAACAATGTCTCTGTTCCAGTGTGAGACTCTCTCAGAATTTAGGGAAAAAGGTTCAGAATGTGGGATCCAGGCTGAGATCTGTTTGACTCGGTTCTGATGTTCCCCAacagctgctgcccagaggagctgtggattccccatccttccccagcctggcagtgcccaaggccaggctggacgagCCTGAAGTACCCTGGCAtagtgggagatgtccctgcccacagcaggggtggCACCGGACGGTTTTAATGTCCATTCCTACCCATTCCATGGCCCCACAGTTCCATGATCGAAGGATGAGCTGTGACAGGAATAGGGAATCTCACAGCCCAGAGGAGATTCCCAGCTCCTGGCGTTACCTCCTCTTCTTTGGCTTCATTTTTGGCATCGTCCAACTTCTTCTTCTTGCTTTCTGGCATGAGGTCATCCAGGAAGCTGAGCTCCCGCTTGGAGAAGCAGAAATCCATCACTTTCCGGACAAAAACGAGAGCCAAAACctgcaggaaggaaagggaagatGGGTGAGGCCAGAGATGGTGCTTCCCATCCCTCCAGGGCTGCGAGCACCGGGAGCAGTGAGGAGCGCCGGGAGCACCAGGAACACCAGGAACACCGGGAATACTGGGAATATTGGGAACACTGGGAATACCTGGGATACTGGGAACACTTGGGAACACTTGGGAACACTGGGAACACGGGGGATACTGGGAACACCTGGGAACATTGGGAACACCGGGAATACCGGAACACCGGGGATACTGAgaacactgggaacactgggaacactggggaTATTGGGAACTTTGGGAACattgggagcactgggaatactgggagcactgggaacactgggaataCTGGGAACACCGGGAATTCTGGGAACACCTGGGatactgggaatgctgggaacaccaggaaCGCTGGGAACACCAGGAACACTGGGAACACCGGGAACACTGGGAACACCGGgaacactgggaacactgggaacactgggcaCATCAGgaacactggggacaccggggataCTGGAAATACTGGAAacactggggatactgggaacACCGGGGAACACTGGGAATACTGGGAACACCggggatactgggagcactggaaaTACTGGGAACACCAGGGATACTGGGAATACGAGGAACACCAGTAACACTGGGAATACTGGGATCACTGGgaatactgggagcactgggaacacAGGGAACACTGGGAACACAGGGAACACCGGGAACTCCGGGAACACCGGGAACTCCGGGAACACCGGGAATACTGGAACCACTGGgaatactgggagcactgggaacacAAGGAACACTGGGAACGCCGTCTCTCACCATCATGGGGAAGATGATGGCAGCGCGGGAAGCTTTGATGGCCCAGAGCAGCAcgaggcagagcagctggatgaGGGTGAAGAGGTGCACCTTGCGCAGGGGCACATGCCGCAGGTAGATGAAGTCGGGCTGGTGCTTGGCCGGCATCCAGAACAGCTTCAGGCGGTCGAAGAactgcagggaaaagggagcactgccacagctcctgcagctgctgagatGTGGAGGTTTTGGGAGCAAGGAGAAATCCGGGATCCccttctgctcctcctgggaGCTGCACCTGCTTTCCCTTTGCTCCATCCAAAAACCACCTGGCTTTGCCCACCACATTCTGAATTATTTCAGGTTTTCTCTGGTCAGCATCTCTTGGCCCAGGGAATCCCACAGCAAGGATTCCCACTGGTGGAATTTCCTTCCCTTCACACTGAATTCTGCCAATTCCCATCACCAAACACCAACCTGTCCTAAAGCCTGAAACAGAGAGTGCTGAACTGCCCCTCCCAGTGCTGAACTGCCCCTCCCAGTGCTGAACTGGACTCTCCCAGTGCTGAACTGGGTTGTCCCAGCACTGAACTTGCTTCTCCCAGTGCCCAACTGGGCCCTCCCAGTGCTGAACTACGTTCTTCCAGTGCTGAACTGGACCCTCCCAGCCCTAAAAACTTCCGTAGCCTCCACCCATCAGTCCCTGACAAAAACCACCTAAATTTCCTCCTCTCAGAGACATTTTCTCCCATCCCAAGGCCTTCAGGGAGAGGAAATTCCCCGGAGCAGCTGTACCTGGATTCCTCGGAGTGACgagacccccatgtacagaaagACCCCGTAAAGCACTGGCATTGGGataaactggggaaaaaatgcaataattAATGGCTTTCAATTTCATTTGCAGTATTGCCACTCTCTCTCACCACTCCTTTCTCAGGTACTGCCTGAAGATTCCCAGCTTTCCCATGCTGGGTTTTATCCAGCACAGATTTTGTTCTCTGTGTCAGCCTGATCTTTTGATTCATTTCATCAGAATAATCCTCTTTTCCAGAGAGGCTGGAGACAAAGAGGGGATTTCATCCATCAGGACCACATTTCATCTATCTGAGACCTCCTGTGGGGGTAAAAAATTATCTCAAAAAACTCTTGTGGGAATGCATGGAAGTGACATCTCCTTTGAGCCTGGAGTTGGGAATGGGTCTCCTCtgagcctggagctgggattgtgtCTCCTCTGAGCCTAGAACTGGGATTGTTTGGTGGGAAGAACAGGCAGGGAAGTCTGTGGGGGGAATTCTGAGTGTTGAGCTCCTGGGAATGGCTCCTCCGAGGCTCCTGGGGAAGTTAACTGCAGCCAATAAAGTCCTGCTTCTCTGAAAATGCTAAATTCTAACCCATAGTGGGGGTGGATGTGTAGAGTTTGTGTGGCCATGtctggggagcagggatggcccCTGTaagaagctgctggaagtttCTTCCATGGCTGGCAgatccagctccagctggctccaggatggacctgctgctggccaaggagcaaggacccatgctggagcagtttggGGAGAGCTGTCTCCCATGGGATGCACTCAGGATGGAGCAGTTCCTGGAGAAGTTCCTGGAGAACTGTCTCCCCTGAGAGGGACCGATGGGGAAGgctcctctccctgaggagcagctggaacaATGTGGGATGATCTGACTGAAACCCCCAATCCTGCCTCCCTGGgatggaggggaggggaggggagggggagagggggaggggaggggaggggaggggaggagaggagaggagaggagaggagaggagaggagaggagaggagaggagaggagaggagaggagaggagaggagaggagaggagaggagaggagaggagaggagaggagaggagaggagaggagaggagaggagaggagaggagaggagaggagaggagaggagaggagaggagaggagaggagaggagaggagaggagaggagaggagaggagaggagaggagaggagaggagaggagaggagaggagaggagaggagaggagaggagaggagaggagaggagagaggagaggagaggagaggagaggagaggagaggagaggagaggagaggagaggagaggagaggagaggagaggagaggagaggagaggagaggagaggagaggagaggagaggagaggagaggagaggagaggaggagagagaTTTTAAGGTTTGGTTTTACTTTTCTGATCCTGCTGTGATTTTATCAGTAGTAAATTTGATTAATTTCCCTAATTCCAGCCTATTTTCTTGTGCGATCTGtccctgtccttatctcaagCCATGAAACTTTGGTCTATTTTCTCTCCCATCCAGCTGagaagggcagggatggacCAGCTTTGGTGGGATCCAGCCAGGATCCCTCTCACTACAGAGGGTCTGGAGGACACCTGGGAATTAagggatttgttttgtttgcttggctTGAGCATCCCAAGCCGGGTCTGAAGGGCTGGAAGTCACTGAGGCTAGTTCCCATTCTGTCTTTGGCATCACCTCCTGGGGGGAGAGAGGCTCTAATTCCACACCCCCTCCCAAACTCCTGTGGGTCACCAGGGGGTTTCCATCCCGCTCTCACCTTGAGCACAGAGGTGAAGAAAACGGAGCAGCCCATGAGCACGAAGATCATCAGGCCAGTGACCCTCTGCTCCCGGATCCCCAAGAACTTGGGCTGCTCGCCTGGCGCGGAGCAGTCGGACTCCACCTTGAGGCTGTTGACGTGGGTGATGGACAGGACCGTGGCGGCCACGAACCAGGGCAGCCCCATCACCGAGCACACCCCCAGCATCACGGCCACCATGAACAGGTCCAGGTGGTACCCACAGCCTTTCTGGGGAGCAAAAACGGAACAGGAGCATCCCTCAGGGACCAGGACAACACCAAGGATGGGGCTCAAACCCTCTCAAACACAAGCCAACTTCTGGAAAATTTAAGTAAGGTTTGAAATAAGAACTGGAATCAAACGTGGATTTGACATCTTGCACAAAAGTCTGGCAGGATCAGACAAAGTGGGTCTGGAAAGTTTGTACCACCTCTGCttctcagaaataattttaaaatgtattattcTTTCATTCATAAAGAAATTCCCACCACTTGTAGGTAGGACATGGCTCTGAGTGATCCCTGGAGCTCATTGAGATCCCTTCCCCAGCTGCCACTGACATTTGAAAAAACACCACCCTTCTACACTCCAATATTCACTTGCTGCTCCCAAAAGTTGCCATCCCCTCCCTgtgtccaggagagctcctgccACACAGCCTGGTCTTATCCCAAACCTTCCCAAAGCATTTGGGACAGGagcttgtcccagccccacagcctgagtggggtggggaggggtgacccctgcagcccctcaccttAAGCCTGTGCTCCTTCCTGTTGACGATGACGGCCGTGATCTGCTGGTCCATGAAGATGAGGATGGTGCAGAGCAGGGCCGGGATGAGCGCGGCCAACACTGTCCACCACGGGTTGGGCCCAATGGGGCTGATGAGCCACCCACGGTCGTCCCTGGTGGGCTGCAACACAGGGCAGGATCAGCCCCCAGCCCAAACCCTTCCCTGGCCTCAGTTCTACTCCATCCCTTTGTCCAagcatttcccatttcccttcGTATCACCCTCTCCCAGGGGGCTTCACAGCGCTGGTGTCATCTGTCCCAGAGTCCCCTCTCCCCTGGTTTTGGGGCTCTCTTCCCAAACAACAGGAAGGAATTAATGCACTTGGATGTGGCAGAAGCTCacaccaccagcagctcctccggcccagccctgccctgctggagaTGGTTCTCCTGTCCAGTGTCTGGTTTTGGGGCTGTACCCTGGTTTCCAGGGGGATTGATGCTCTTGGATGTTGAAGAGGAGATGGTTCCACCACCAGcacctcctccagccctgccttggcATCACCTGGTGGCACCTCAGGTGCCAAAAGCCCTCTCCACCAATCCCCAGCCCCGTTACCTTGAACACGTGGGGGACTTGGAGCTTGGGGGACGGGATCCCGATCCCGAGGTCGATGAGCACCATGATGACAATGGTGAGGAACACAGCAAAGTCACTCACTGTGGATCGGACCTGGGGCGAGaaaccagggctgagaggggcCAGGACACAAGGTGGGAaacctggggacacccagggagtTGGGACTGGTTAATCCCTAAAATCCTTCCACTCTGAGGACATGCAGCCAACTCCCTGGGGTGGACGTTGCTGCCATGTTGGAGATCTGGGGATCTGGCGTGGGACAGTAGAAAGAGTTTAATTAGGGggaaaattcaaattttaattcagacattaacaaaaatactaaaaatgAGGAAAGGTGCCACGCTTCTGGGTAAAATGGGAATAAGGCACTGAGGCATCGTTCATTCCTGTTTTTCCATGGCAACTCCTCATTCGAATGCCACTCCAGAAAACGATGctcagaagggaaagagaaataaataactCTGGAAGAGCTGATTTCCCACTGCCTGAGCCAAAAAACATCGCTCTGGAACAGGTCGTGAGGCAGGTGGGGAATGCCACAACCTCTCTGCACTCATGGAAACGAGGGAGGGACATCCAAGGTCGGCGTTTCCCAGCCTGACTGAGCGGTGGCCAATCCCTCAGTGCTCCAGGAATGGCATTTTGGGAAAGGAGCATGGAATCTGTCCTGGGCCACCACCTTCTACCTACTCTGGTTGGGAAGTAACGGCTGGTTTTAAACTTCTTCAACAAACTCGACAGGACAAAGGTGGAGAAGAAGAGGATGCAGCACCAGAAGAGGACATTGGGCGCGTAGGGGCCATTGTGTCCACAGGCAGGTCCATGGAACTCCCCATGCAAAGAGCGACATTCCTGGAGAAACAGAGCATCGGGACacagaggaaaacaaggagAACGGGGGGGGTTGAGGGTCTTGGTGCAAGATCTGTGACCCTGCAGCTGCCATAGAAGTTATAAATACGAATATATCAATATATTCTAAATATATCagtatattataaatatataaatatttatatatttaaatatataaataaatagaaatatacagtataaatattattatatttataaaatatgtgGGTGTTGATacataaacaaaaatatttatatatttatataatgtaaatatgggcagcaggagctgaacaaGTGACACATGGAGCTGGAATTAcacagaggggagcaggggcgGGATGTGGTGGGACACCATGGGCCCACAGCATGTCGTCTGCTCCACCATGGCTGAGGAAAACAttggaggggaaggaaaagctggaaatTTGAGGATAAAGAAGGACGAGGGAAGGAGGGCTGGGACAACCATGGGGGGAAAAAGAGACAAATTGTAGAGAGAGCAGGGCTCTCAGGACAAGGCCAAAAGGGGCTGGAGATGTCCCAAAGAGCCCCGTCCCAcacctgggctctgcttccaggGACAatccctgtggggctgctcaGACATGCAAATTTACGTGAGACCCTacaggcagcagggcctggagtCATTTGGAACCAATTAAGGGAGCCAATCACTGCCTTCAGGCAGGAACTTAAGTCCTCCAAATGCTCCAGGTATCAAAGCACTCCCTTTACCCTGACTGAGGTCCCACAGCCCGGCTGAGGAGGACAGTTCTTATCCCCAAGGTTGGGGACAAAGTGAGCTGGACCAGGGGGGCTGGACCAGGGGGGCTGGACACCCCTGGACTCTCCTTCCCAGGACCAAGCAGGCTCAAAGTACTCATGAGATTTAAGCAGGGACTTGTCAGAGCACTTTGAAGCCCAAAGTCACCTGAGGATGGTGGCTTTGGCACCGTGAACGCCCCTGGCCTCCCTGAGGAAGTGGTGGCCCAGGGCACTTACGGTCACGGTGAGGTTTCCCCAGGTGATTCCCGACACAGAGATCCCGTTGCTCCGCCAGAACCGCAGGGTCTCGTTGCTGGGATGAGCTGGGGGCTCACACTTACAGCTGGAGGAGGGAAAccaggacagggctgagggAACAGCGCCAGGACGAGCCCAGAGGCACCTGCTGGGGGCGAGGAGGAGAACACCCACTAATAGATAGTGAGGAGGTCCAGCTTGCTGTGCATGTGCACGGGGAAGGTCTCCCGCAGGTGGCTCAGCTTCTCCAGGGCCTCGTAGATGAAGATGATGCAGATGAGGGAGGCGAAGGCCTCCTCGGTGAAGCGGGTGATGTAGCACACCAGGCAGCTGGCGTCCGTGGCCACCAGCACCACGCAGAAGAACGCGGTCCAGAGCCCGATGCACGTCCGCAGGGACAGATAGGAGAGCGTGTATTCCCTGGAAAACCACAAAACctcctggggaaaggccagcaCAGGCCTCGGAGCCGAgcctttctgcagagaaaatTAGGAGCAGTGGGGGTGGGTGTGGAGGTTGCGGGTGGTAATTGAGGTTTCCATGTCCTTGAGGTTGCAGGGTGCAGGTGGAGAAGCCAAGTGTTTAATGAGCATTAATTAACATTGTCTTAATGCCTTGGAGGCCAGTTGAGGTTGTGGAAGGTTCTCCCATGTCCCCCAGAGCCCCGACACCAAAACCAGCTGGGTTTGCCCTGGTCACCCACAGTCAGCTTGGGGGTGAATGGGAAGTTTAATTCCAGTGAGAGGGAATTAAACTTTGGAATCCCACACCAAAGTCACCAAGATGAAAGGACTGTCACAGAAAAGAGCTATTTCTCAGGAAAAGCTCCTACTTGTTcaataaaatccccaaaactcaaAATACTCCAATTGAACTACATGGATATTTGGGCAAAATCTATTTCTTCTTCCAACAAAAACCGGGTTTAAAAGTTTTGTACTCAGTGGAAAACAAACCCTCTGTCACTCCCAAACCAGAGGGATTTGTCTCACCTTCCTTGGGCATCCATCCAGAGCCTCTggttcctcctcctcccactgTTTCATTACAACCCTAAAATCCCAAAATTACCCCAagccaaaaatcccaaattacTCCCAAGCCCAAGGACTCTCACCCTTCCTGTgcgacagcagcagcaggagaccTCTGTGACCCAGCAAACAACTTAAATCTGACAAATCCCACCgagaaaatgagaagaaaaatatcttctCCCTgcccaagaaaaaaaagtatttccccCAGAAGAACAGAAGACAAACATCTCACTTGCAGAATTTGTAGAGAATCTTCTCAAAGACCAGGACAGGTCCAGTGCTGCCGAGGATGGTGAGGGGTTGGCCAGCAAAGAGAGAATAAACCACGCCCGTCATGGATGCTCCCAGCAGTGACTCCATGGCACTCTGGCAGGGaagagagggagcagggagtAAATCAATCATTCGGGATAAACTCCCCCCAGAAAACCCAAAGGAAGTTCACAGCAGCAAAAGGATTTCCTAGGTTATGGAGCGGGTTGGGTTGGCAGGGGCTGGTTTGGGCTCCAAACACTCCCCACgagcagggacacttcccaccaGTCCAGGGGGTCCTTCTGGGGCGTTCCCCCCTCCCCGCGCTCCCTACAGAGACAGGAGCTCACAATGTGGCCGTGGGTTGCCTCCCCCAGCAGTCCCCCGAAGGTGATGACGGGGGACATGCAGGCACAGTAAAGGAACAGGAAGGACgccaggcactgcaggctcAGACCGTCCCTGAAGTCACTCCAGAACCACGGCGCCTTGCGCTTCACGTCCAGCACCAGACCTCCAAAgagcctgcagggagggaagaCCAGGCTGTTCTCTTGGGAGATCATGTTTGGTTTCCTTTGGCCAGAAAATGTCTTCACCTGGAGGTGTTTCCA
This is a stretch of genomic DNA from Passer domesticus isolate bPasDom1 chromosome 31, bPasDom1.hap1, whole genome shotgun sequence. It encodes these proteins:
- the SLC4A8 gene encoding electroneutral sodium bicarbonate exchanger 1; the protein is MPAGSNEPDGILSYQRHDEEAVIDQGRTSNVVNIHYEKEELEGHRTLYVGVRMPLVRQGHRHHRAHSQKHRKREREKEPVPAEQGYHYTPSQRVQFILGTEEDEQHVPHDLFTELDEICVKEGEDAEWKETARWLKFEEDVEDGGERWSKPYVATLSLHSLFELRSCIINGTVLLDVRATSVEDIADLILAQQEPSPEFDERTRAKVREVLLKKHHHQNERKRNNLLPIVRSFADVSKKQDLHLLEKPAQTLTPHPSPTTAEAKNGVTPETSAMDLSKAELHFMKKIPSGAEASNVLVGELDFLHQPLVAFVRLTPAVLLSGMTEVPIPTRFLFVLLGPGGKAHQYHEIGRSMATTMTDEVFHDVAYKAKDRADLVAGIDEFLDQVTVLPPGEWDPSIRIEPPKNVPSQEKRKMPGALDESSSHSKPEKHSGPELERTGRLFGGLVLDVKRKAPWFWSDFRDGLSLQCLASFLFLYCACMSPVITFGGLLGEATHGHISAMESLLGASMTGVVYSLFAGQPLTILGSTGPVLVFEKILYKFCKEYTLSYLSLRTCIGLWTAFFCVVLVATDASCLVCYITRFTEEAFASLICIIFIYEALEKLSHLRETFPVHMHSKLDLLTIYYCKCEPPAHPSNETLRFWRSNGISVSGITWGNLTVTECRSLHGEFHGPACGHNGPYAPNVLFWCCILFFSTFVLSSLLKKFKTSRYFPTRVRSTVSDFAVFLTIVIMVLIDLGIGIPSPKLQVPHVFKPTRDDRGWLISPIGPNPWWTVLAALIPALLCTILIFMDQQITAVIVNRKEHRLKKGCGYHLDLFMVAVMLGVCSVMGLPWFVAATVLSITHVNSLKVESDCSAPGEQPKFLGIREQRVTGLMIFVLMGCSVFFTSVLKFIPMPVLYGVFLYMGVSSLRGIQFFDRLKLFWMPAKHQPDFIYLRHVPLRKVHLFTLIQLLCLVLLWAIKASRAAIIFPMMVLALVFVRKVMDFCFSKRELSFLDDLMPESKKKKLDDAKNEAKEEEESQKMMEAAAANSVQLKLGKTSRVDTPKPSSDRADPSEINISDEMSKTTVWKALTMNTETL